The following are encoded together in the Puniceicoccaceae bacterium genome:
- a CDS encoding phospho-sugar mutase, translated as MNLTEAIKAAHAKGALLDSTRDHLLEWIEADFLPDWSMQSLEELIGSERWDELNNRFYQYMTFGTGGIRGRTISYEVTRAEWGGKSEPEAPAHAAVGSNLLNDFNLIRACIGLFRYTRGFLDASERGHEIPTLVIAHDVRHYSAYFSKLCASTWCKMGGNAYIYDGPRSTPQLSFSVRYLGAHCGAMITASHNPYHDNGFKVYFEDGGQVVSPHAEGIVEAVQQVALQDLPAYLEVETERVVTLGSALDKVYLQSTRQSLIDPDIIAKAQPKVVFTPIHGTGAIASVPMLKAAGLDVDVVDVQMKADPNFSTVKSPNPENAEALSMAVEKAKEVGADLLIGTDPDADRVAAAVRDASGDYVILSGNQTGSLLAAYRIERFKELGVLPPEGSANAALIKTFVTTPLQEKIGRENGLKVINTLTGFKWIGEKLLDWEQQLKDAMLAEGIALDYDGMPLASKRALLMKHSTWYVFGGEESFGYLCDDSVRDKDGNAATLAVVELAAWLKSRGKSILEYLDELYIRYGFHMETLGNVYLEGASGSRQIRNILRSYRENAPTEIGGIAVESLTDFGRDVLHDADGKRIPAQDFYLIKLANGYQYAVRGSGTEPKIKFYVFASAAVADAEELASIKQQTAVEIERIKTAIVDDAMTRVD; from the coding sequence ATGAACCTGACAGAAGCAATTAAGGCGGCGCATGCAAAAGGGGCGTTGCTCGATTCGACACGTGATCATCTGCTGGAATGGATCGAGGCAGATTTCCTGCCCGACTGGTCCATGCAGTCGCTTGAGGAACTGATCGGTTCTGAGCGTTGGGATGAATTGAACAATCGCTTCTACCAGTACATGACCTTTGGAACCGGAGGCATTCGTGGGCGCACCATCAGCTATGAAGTGACACGGGCTGAGTGGGGTGGAAAGTCCGAACCGGAGGCACCAGCACATGCAGCTGTGGGATCCAATCTGTTGAATGATTTTAATTTGATTCGCGCCTGTATTGGTCTGTTTCGCTATACGCGTGGTTTTCTGGATGCCAGTGAGCGCGGTCATGAGATTCCGACTCTGGTGATTGCACACGACGTGAGGCACTACTCCGCGTATTTTTCAAAACTCTGCGCATCGACCTGGTGCAAGATGGGAGGCAATGCCTACATCTATGACGGTCCGCGTTCCACTCCTCAACTGAGCTTTTCAGTACGCTACCTGGGGGCACATTGTGGTGCCATGATCACGGCAAGTCACAATCCCTATCATGATAATGGATTCAAAGTGTATTTTGAGGACGGCGGACAGGTTGTTTCTCCGCATGCGGAAGGCATCGTAGAGGCTGTTCAGCAGGTTGCGTTGCAGGATTTGCCTGCATACCTTGAGGTGGAAACAGAGCGCGTGGTGACGCTTGGATCTGCGTTGGACAAGGTGTATCTGCAGAGTACCCGTCAATCCCTGATTGACCCTGACATCATCGCAAAGGCACAGCCAAAGGTGGTATTTACTCCGATCCACGGGACGGGTGCCATCGCGTCGGTTCCCATGCTGAAGGCCGCAGGCCTGGATGTGGATGTGGTCGATGTGCAAATGAAGGCTGATCCAAATTTTTCAACGGTGAAATCGCCAAATCCGGAAAATGCGGAAGCACTCAGCATGGCGGTGGAAAAGGCAAAGGAAGTTGGCGCGGATTTGTTGATCGGTACCGATCCGGATGCGGATCGCGTTGCGGCGGCAGTCAGGGATGCTTCGGGTGATTATGTGATCCTTTCGGGCAATCAGACGGGTTCGTTGCTTGCTGCCTACCGAATTGAGCGATTCAAAGAGCTGGGGGTGCTGCCTCCAGAAGGATCGGCCAATGCAGCACTGATCAAGACGTTTGTGACGACTCCACTGCAGGAGAAGATCGGCAGGGAAAACGGACTGAAGGTGATCAATACACTTACCGGTTTCAAATGGATCGGAGAGAAGCTTCTGGACTGGGAACAGCAGCTCAAGGACGCCATGCTTGCCGAGGGGATCGCCTTGGACTACGACGGTATGCCTCTGGCGAGCAAACGTGCTTTGCTCATGAAGCATAGCACGTGGTATGTATTTGGAGGCGAGGAAAGTTTTGGATACTTGTGCGACGACAGTGTTCGCGACAAGGATGGAAATGCGGCAACCCTTGCGGTGGTAGAACTCGCGGCATGGCTGAAGTCCAGAGGGAAATCCATTTTGGAATACCTCGACGAACTCTACATTCGCTACGGATTTCACATGGAAACGCTGGGAAATGTCTATCTGGAGGGAGCGTCAGGTTCCAGGCAGATCCGAAATATCCTTCGTTCCTACCGGGAGAATGCGCCGACTGAAATTGGGGGTATTGCCGTTGAATCCCTTACGGATTTTGGACGGGACGTACTGCATGATGCCGATGGCAAGCGCATACCCGCGCAGGATTTTTATCTGATCAAGCTTGCCAATGGATATCAGTACGCGGTTCGGGGCAGTGGAACCGAGCCGAAGATTAAGTTTTATGTGTTTGCTTCTGCAGCTGTTGCCGATGCAGAAGAACTCGCCTCGATCAAGCAGCAGACTGCGGTTGAGATTGAGCGCATCAAAACTGCCATTGTCGACGATGCGATGACCCGTGTGGACTGA
- the purD gene encoding phosphoribosylamine--glycine ligase: MTHTNKRLLLVGSGAREHALAKAIHRSPQPVELLVFASNSNPGIAALASEMIVGTITDGQAVAGWAKKRGATLAIIGPEAPLETGVADALWKEGIPVVGPTQALARLETSKSFTRDLLRDHKIGGCPAYATFRSMEGVEDFLRRLGDRYVIKANGLMGGKGVKVAGDHLHSHAEAMEYVESLIADGGEVVIEEKMIGVEFSLISLCGGKTLLHFPAVQDHKRAFEGDSGPNTGGMGSYSDSDHSLPFLDDSDIEQARSMNERIAAALWKQVGQPYKGVLYGGFMATAEGTMIVEYNARFGDPECLNLMSLLEGDFVEMLEATIEDRLDQLESGCQTKASVCKYAVPEGYPEQPLKGFEWDADDVSGVDLYLGSVDCVDGKLLGAGSRTAAVVALGESIAEAEALAEAQVSRLKGPLFHRRDIGTQALLEQRVHTMQNLRGKR, encoded by the coding sequence ATGACCCATACGAATAAACGCTTGCTTCTTGTAGGATCGGGTGCCAGGGAACACGCTCTGGCCAAGGCGATTCATCGCTCTCCGCAACCAGTGGAATTGCTGGTATTTGCCTCGAATTCAAATCCGGGCATCGCTGCACTTGCCAGTGAGATGATAGTGGGAACCATCACCGACGGGCAAGCTGTCGCGGGGTGGGCAAAAAAACGGGGGGCAACACTCGCGATCATTGGACCGGAAGCACCGCTTGAAACGGGAGTTGCGGACGCACTTTGGAAAGAGGGCATTCCGGTTGTTGGACCGACTCAGGCCCTTGCTCGTTTGGAGACGAGCAAATCCTTCACGCGTGACCTGTTGCGCGATCACAAGATCGGAGGATGTCCCGCCTATGCGACGTTCAGGTCGATGGAGGGCGTTGAGGATTTTCTCCGCAGATTGGGTGATCGCTATGTGATCAAAGCCAATGGGCTGATGGGAGGGAAGGGTGTGAAGGTAGCCGGAGATCACCTGCACAGTCACGCCGAAGCGATGGAGTATGTGGAGTCACTCATTGCAGACGGAGGTGAAGTGGTGATTGAAGAGAAGATGATCGGTGTCGAGTTCTCGTTGATCAGCCTTTGTGGCGGCAAAACGCTACTGCATTTTCCGGCGGTCCAGGATCACAAGCGGGCATTTGAGGGGGACAGCGGTCCCAACACGGGCGGCATGGGGTCGTATTCTGACAGCGATCACAGTCTTCCCTTTCTAGACGACAGCGATATCGAACAGGCGCGTTCGATGAATGAACGGATTGCCGCAGCCCTTTGGAAGCAGGTGGGTCAACCTTACAAGGGTGTGCTGTATGGCGGGTTTATGGCGACGGCTGAAGGCACCATGATCGTGGAATACAATGCGCGCTTTGGGGACCCGGAATGCCTGAATCTGATGAGTCTGCTTGAGGGTGATTTCGTGGAGATGCTGGAAGCAACGATTGAGGATCGTCTGGATCAGCTGGAGTCGGGTTGTCAGACCAAGGCCAGTGTCTGTAAGTATGCGGTGCCTGAAGGCTATCCGGAACAACCGCTCAAAGGCTTTGAATGGGATGCGGATGACGTCAGTGGGGTGGATTTGTATTTGGGTTCGGTGGATTGCGTCGATGGGAAATTGTTGGGTGCAGGGTCCCGCACGGCAGCGGTGGTGGCCCTGGGAGAAAGCATCGCCGAGGCGGAAGCTTTGGCCGAGGCACAGGTTTCCCGATTGAAGGGACCCCTGTTTCATCGTCGTGACATTGGAACCCAAGCCCTGCTCGAACAGCGTGTGCATACCATGCAGAACCTGCGCGGCAAACGTTGA